CAGCTTTTAAAGCTTTAGCAGAAAAATCTATTAATATTAGAGCAATAACCACCTCGGAAATTAAAGTTTCTATTTTAATTGATAGTGCTTATACAGAATTAGCAGTTAGAACTTTACATAATGTTTACGAATTATACCAATCAGACCACGAAATAGAACCTTAGTTATTTAACTAATTTACTATGGGGGAAAATCAATGCTAGATAATTTAGTTGATCCCAAAGCCAAAGCTTTACTAACTAATTTACGTCTTTCTTTAACTGAAAATCATCATCCACAACAACGGCTTAATGATATCGTAGAAAAAATAGCTTCGTTTTTAAACACGGATATTTGTTCTATATATATATTACAAGCTGATGATTCGCTACAATTATATGCTACTAAAGGTTTAAATCAGGAGGCTGTTCATAAAGTTCGTTTAGTTCTAGGACAAGGTTTAATAGGAACAATTGCGGCCTCTAACCGTATCTTAAATTTAAAACATGCGCCAGATCACCCTAACTTTTATTACGTTAAAGAAACTAATGAAGATGATCTATCCGCCTTTTTAGGTGTGCCTATTTTACGCATGGGTAGATGTTTTGGTGTATTAGCTATTCAGAGTAAAGAACAAAAATTATATTCTGATGAAGAGTTAAATGCTCTAAAAACTAGCGCTATAGTTTTATCTGAATTAATGAGAGCTGGTGAATTACCCTTTTTTGAACAAAGCCGTTTTGCTTATGATCTTTTTCAGCCTTTATCTTTAGCTGGCGTATCTTTAAATAAAGGTTTAGCGATTGGTTCAGTAATTTTACAAGAACCAATAATAGTTATAGATAAGATCTTAAATGACAATGTTGAACAAGAGTTAATAAGACTACAGACAGCTTTAGAAGAAACAAGACTATTAATAAATAATATGCTTAACCGCATAGATATAGTGAATACAGAAGAATCTAAAGATATTCTTGAAACCTACAAAATGTTTGCTTACGATAAAGGCTGGATTAATAGAATTGAAGCATCTATACAGCAAGGTTTTAGTGCAGAAGCATCTGTAGAGAAAGAAAGAAACGAAATTAAAGCACGTTTCCAACGTATTCAAACACCATATCTTAAAGAAAGATTTTCTGACTTTGAAGATTTATGTAATCGCCTACTAAGAATATTAATGGGTAAAAATACGCAAATAGAAGCTAAAAATTTACCTAAAGGCTCTATTTTAATAGCTAGGTCACTTTCAGCAGCACAATTATTAGACTATCCTAATGGTCATCTCACTGGATTAGTTTTAGAAGATGGTAGCCGACATAGCCACGTTACTATAGTAGCGAAATCTTTAGGAATTCCTGTAATTGGTCAAATAGATAATATTACTGAGCTAGCAGCCAATGGTAATAAAATTATACTAGATGGCGATCTAGGTGAATTACATTTAAGACCAAGTGAAGAATTAGAGCAAAAATACAAAATTAAAGATCAGCTTAATCAAGCTAAGGTTTTATCTTATCGACAACAAAAAGATACAGCTACTATTACCAAAGATGGTGTTGAAATTAAATTATTTCTAAATGCTGGTTTATCTGTTGATCTTAAACATCTTGAAGAAACTGGAGCAGCTGGTATAGGGTTATTACGTACTGAGCTCCACTTTATGATGGCTAATCACTTACCTAGGTTAGAAACTCAAGAACAATTTTATCGATCTATAATAAATCAGGCTAAAGGTAAACCTGTAATTTTTAGAACTTTAGATGTAGGAAGTGATAAACATTTATCATATTTCCCTAATAAGTCACTGGAGCAAAACCCCGCATTAGGCTGGCGTGCTACTAGGCTTGCATTACAACGCCCTGCTTTATTACGTAATCAATTAAGAGCACTGTTACGGGCTAGTAATGAAATAGATTTACATATCATGTTTCCGCTTATATCTGAAGTTTTTGAACTAAAAGCGTTAAAAGCCTTGGTAGATAAAGAATTAGCTTACTTAAATAACTTTGGTTATAAGACACCTAAAAAATTATATTTAGGTTCCATGATAGAAGTCCCCTCATTATTGTGGCAATTAGATGAATTATTTAATGCTGTAGATTTTGTATCTATTGGATCTAATGATCTATTTCAATTTTTTGTGGCCGCTGATCGTTGTAATAAATTATTAAGTGATTATTTTGATCCTTTATCTGGTTCTTTTCTACGCTGTTTGTTAAATATTATTCAAGCAGGAGAACGCCATAAAAAAACTGTCAGTTTATGTGGTGAAATGGCGAGCGATCCATTAATGGCGATGGCTCTTATAGGGTTAGGCTTGAAACAATTTTCAGTAAACGCTATGAATTTTGGTGCTGTAAAAAATATGTTAATTTCTTTAAATGCGAAACAGCTACAAGCAGAATTTATAAAAATAATTCAGCAACCAATTACTACAGCTTCTTCAAGAGAATGGTTAGAAAAATTTGCAAAAGATAATAAAGTTGAGTTATAAAGGATAAATTAAAGGCTTTAACATGATAACATTTTTATAACATGTCTACCACAAACTGAAAAATTAGATCTAACGATCTATTTCAATCTTATGGCAAATGGCAATTATAATAAGTTATTACGTAATAATTTTAATTCTTTATCTCATTACTTCCTCGCTGTTTGTTAACCATTATTCAAACAAGGAACGTATAAAAAACTGTTAGTTTAGGTAGTGAAATGACAAGTCATACATTAATAGCAACCATGTTGTGATAAAATTAAACAATTTTCAGTAAACGCCATAAATTTTGGTACATAAAAATATATTAATATCTTTAAATGCTAAACAACTGCAAATAAATTTATAAAAATAATTCATAAACTAATTGTCACAGCTTCTTTATGAGAATAGTTAGAAACATTTGCAAAAGATAATAAAGTTAAGCTATAAAAGAGTAAATTAAAGGTTTTAAAATGATAACATTTTCATTAACACGTCTAGAACAAGTTGAAAAAAGATTTCAAACCATAGAACATCAACTAACACAAGATATCGACCCTTCAACTTATGCTTCACTGGCTTCTGACTATGCAGAACTACAAGAGCTTGTTATGGCTATCCGTAATTGGAAAAAAGCTAACCATGAACTTAATGATATTGAGCAATTACTAAAAGATACTAATGCCGATAGTGATATGAAAATAATGGCTCAAGAAGAAAAGTTAGCGCTACAAACACAAATAGAAGAATTAGCTCAACAGATCAAACTTCTCATGCTACCTAAGGACGAATCTGATAGTAAAAATGTTATCTTAGAAATACGCGCTGGAACAGGTGGACTAGAAGCGGCTTTATTTGCCGGAGACTTGTTCCGTATGTATGAAAAATATGCCGCTTCCAAAAAATGGAAAGTAGAAATTGTATCTACCAGTGAAGGAGATGCAGGAGGCTTTAAAGAAATAATAGCATCAATATCTGGTAAGTCTGTTTTTTCCTATTTAAAATTTGAATCGGGTGTACATCGAGTTCAGAGAGTTCCAGATACTGAGGCTTCCGGGCGCATTCATACCTCTGCCGCAACCGTGGCTGTATTACCAGAAGCTGAGGAAATAGATATTGAAATAAAAAATGAAGATATAAGAATAGATACTATGAGAGCCTCTGGTGCTGGTGGACAACATGTTAACACTACAGATTCTGCTGTAAGAATAACTCACATTCCTACTGGTATTATAGTTGTACAAGCAGAAAAATCACAACATCAAAACCGTGAACGTGCGATGCAAGTCTTAAGATCTAGACTTTACGACATGCAAAGGCAACAAGCAGAAGCAGAAAGATCAGCTCATAGAAAAGGACAAGTAGGCTCTGGAGATCGTTCAGAACGTATTCGTACTTACAATTTTCCACAAGGTCGCGTAACTGATCATCGCATTAATTTAACCTTATATAAATTAGATAAAATATTAGAGGGCGATCTGAATGAGTTAATCTCCGCCTTGATAACAGATCAACAAAGTAAGTTATTAGCTGAAATGGATCAATGAATTGAACGGGATTTCCTTATCAAAATTATGGCAACAGAGCAAATTAAAACTTGAAATTCTATGTAACGATGATAATAGAAATATTATTTATCTGGAAGGTAGATTATTATTAGCATTTGTCTGCAAAATTCACTGGCAAGAAATTTTTCTTAATCCTGATAAAATTATCGCAAACGATAAAGTACAACTACTGAATGATTATCTTGAACGATTAATTAACCAGGAGCCTATATATCGTATTATAGGCTGTAAAGATTTTTATGGAAGAGAATTTAAATTTTCTAACAATATTTTAGAACCACGAGATGATACTATTGCTCTGATAGAATTAGTAAGACCCATATTAGTCAAACAGAACCATCTTACTGCTCTAGACATAGGATGTGGAAGTGGCATCATAACTGTAACTCTCTTAGCTGAATTTCCTCACTTGGAAATGACAGCGGTAGATATTTCCGCAGAAGCATTAAAAATCACTCTTGATAATGCTATTACTCATCAAGTTAATGATCGCCTTACCTTAATTAATAGCGATTTATTTAACAATCTAACTGGTAAATTTAACTTAATTATCTCTAATCCACCTTATTTAAGTCAAGATGATATGAATAACCTTGATAATAAAGTTAAAAATTTTGACCCGCATATAGCTTTATTTGGCGGCGAAGATGGATTAAAATTCTACAAAAATATTGCTAAGCAAGCTAAAGATTTTTTAGCTAATAATGGATATATAGCTGTAGAAATAGGTAAAGGACAAGCTACGGATATAATTAAAATTTTTACTAATGAGAATTTCAACTTTTTACAATATAACAAAGATCTAGCGGGGATAACTAGAGCTTTATTATTTCAGAATGATTAAACAAATCACTAATAAATTAATTTTTATTTAGATTATTACTTTTAATTACATCTTCTAAATTATCAATTATTGTTTTTATTAGATCTCTGTCATCACCTTCTCCCATGATTCTAATGAGCGGTTCAGTGCCCGAAGGACGAATAACCAAACGACCTATATTATGTAACTTAGCTTCTGCCTCTTTTATTACCTGTTTTACTTTTTCATTATTAATAATATTTTTATTAATAATAGGTATATTTTTATAATATTGCGGTACTTTTTCAAATTGATGTGCTAATTGACTTAAAGTTTTTTGCTGTTCTTTTGCATAACCAATAACCTGTAAAGCAGCTATCAAACCATCACCCGTAGTCGCAAAATCAGATAATACTACATGTCCAGATTGTTCACCACCCACGTTATATCCATTTTTCCGCATATATTCCACGACATAACGATCACCTACTTGTGTTCTAATTAAATCCAGCCCTTTACCATTTAAAAAACGCTCTAGACCAAGATTAGACATTATAGTGGCAACTACTCCACCCCCTCGTAATTTTTGCTCTTCCATCCATTTTCGCACAATAATAGCTAGTAACTGATCTCCATCTACTATATGACCATTTTCATCAACCATTACTACACGATCAGCATCACCATCTAATGCCATCCCCATATCAGCTCTAGTTTCTTTTACTTTTTTTATCAAAGAATCTAAATTAGTAGAACCACAACCCTGATTAATATTAAGGCCATTTGGTTGATCATTAATCGTTATTACTTCAGCACCTAATTCCCACAATGCACAAGGAGCCGCTTTATAACCAGCACCATTAGCACAATCCACGACTATACGTAATCCTGATAAAGAAATATTACCTAGAGTTCTTTTAGCAAATTCAATATATCTATAAATATCACCGCTAACTCTTCTTGTTCTACCAATATACTCATCTTTTGCAAAATATTTAGTTAGATCACTCTGCATTAATCTTTCTATTTTCAATTCTAACTCATCAGAGAATTTATAACCATCAGGACAAAATAACTTAATACCATTGTCATAATAAGGATTATGAGATGCAGATACCATCACCCCTACATCAGCGCGCATAGATCTACATAACATTGCTACCGCAGGTGTAGGAATAGGACCGAGCAGAAAAACATCAGCAGCTACTGCTGTAAAACCAGATACCAAAGCATTTTCTAACATATAACAAGATAAGCGTGTGTCTTTACCAATAACCACTCTTAATGGTTCATTTACATCTTTACCGGCTTGTTGTTTCAATATAGTACCAACAGCCATACCTACTTTCATAGCTATATCTGGAGTAATGGGATAACTATTTGCTCTTCCTCTAATACCATCAGTACCAAATAATTTTCTCATCAACAAAACTCCTTATAACAAAATGTTAAAGTCAATTATCGTTATTCAATAAAAATTATAAAATAACGATAATTGACACTATAGAACAAATTATTAACTTATTTAATATTCCTGCTAACTTAACCAAATTTCTCACTAATAATAGAACGTTCATTCTATTATTAGTTTAAGAATTACTTTTTTGATTGTCTACTTCACCAGCATCATCATTAGATTTTTTTACTTTTTTTATAGTCCTTTTTTTAGACTTTGGTAAAGCTACTGAATTGTTACTTTCTTCTAAAGGACTATCTTCTCTAACTAACTTTTCCCCTAGCATAACTTTTTGTATTTCTTCACCAGTTAGAGTTTCATATTCTAACAAGCCTAAAGCGATAGCATGCCATTCTTTTCTATGAACTGTTAAAATACGTATAGCCTCTTGATATGCTTCATCAATAAAGCGCCTTATTTCCTTATCAATTAATTTAGCAGTATCATCGGATAAAGGCTGACTCGAATCATAGCCAAAATGAGATTCCTCTGGTGATCTTCCATATGCTACTCGTCCTAAACTATCTGAAAAGCCCCAACGCATTACCATAGAACGCGCTAATTTAGTTGCTTGTTCAATATCAGACGAAGCACCTGAAGTAATAAAATCCTTACCAAATTGCAATTCTTCAGCTACCCTGCCCCCCATCATTATCACTAGACGTGATAACATCCAACGATAACTGACTGAATATCTATCTCCTTCTGGTAATTGCATTACCATACCTAAAGCTCTACCACGAGGTATAATAGTAGCCTTATGTACAGGATCGGCATGTGGTACATGTAAAGCCACTACTGCATGCCCCGCTTCATGATAAGCAGTGAGTTCTTTTTCAGCTTGTGTCATAGCATTACTACGACGCTCTGCACCCATCATTACTTTATCTTTAGCATCTTCAAACTCTTGCATGGTAACTAATCGTTTATTACGACGAGCAGCCATTAGTGCAGCTTCATTGACTAGATTCATCAATTCCGCTCCTGAAAATCCAGGAGTTCCACGTGCTAATATTTTTAAATCTACATTTGGCGCAAGCGGTACATTACGAACATGAACTTTTAAAATTTGCTCTCTGCCTATAACATCTGGGTTAGGTACAACTACTTGACGGTCAAAACGCCCCGGTCTCAATAAAGCTGGATCCAAAACATCAGGTCTATTTGTAGCTGCAATTAAAATAATACTTTGGTTAGCTTCAAAACCATCCATTTCTACTAATAATTGGTTTAACGTTTGTTCACGTTCATCATTACCACCACCAAGTCCAACACCTCTTTGTCTACCAACGGCGTCTATTTCATCAATAAAAATTATACAAGGTGAATTTTTTTTAGCCTGTTCAAACATATCTCTAACACGGCTAGCACCTACACCGACAAACATTTCAACGAAATCAGATCCTGAAATACTAAAAAAAGGTACATTTGCCTCACCCGCTACAGCACGAGCTAATAATGTTTTACCAGTTCCTGGAGGACCAACTAATAAAACACCCCTAGGTATACGACCACCCAATTTTTGAAATTTCTTTGGATCCTTTAAAAAATCTACTATTTCCTCTAGATCTGCTTTTGCCTCATCTACTCCAGCAACATCACCAAAGGTAACTTTTCCATGCGCTTCATTTAATAATTTTGCTTTAGATTTACCAAATCCTAAAGCACCCTTACCGCCCCCTTGCATTTGTCGCATAAAGAATATCCAAATGGCTAAAATAATTAACAATGGTAACCAAGTTAAAAAATAACCTAAAAAACCATTACCTTCAGATGGAGCAGCGGCATTTATAATAACATTTTTCTTTTCTAAACGCTGAATCAAATTAGCATCGGCTGGAGTATAAGTAGTAAATTTATTATTATTTCGATAAACACCACTAACTCTTGGCCCTACCATATTTATTTCTTTTACTTCCTCATTATCAATCTTCTTTAAAAATTCAGAATAAGGAATATTCGGAACTTGATCACGTTTAATATCACCATTAATATATTGGAAAATAATAAAACCTAATAAAGCAAAGATAGCCCATAAGGCAAAATTACGGTAATTGAATGTCATTTTTTACTTATCTCACATCTTCAATAATATATTCTCTCTCTTAACATAAGAAATTAAATCTCTTTTGCCAAGATTTTATTGTTCAATAATAAAGTTATTAAAAGTATATTTGTTTTCTTTCCCCAACAAATCTGATAATTTTTTATAAATTTCAATATCATAAATATTCGTCATAAAATAAAATGGTTGTAATAAATATTCTACTTCTAAATTTTTATATTTCAAAAAACTTCCTGCTGGTATCTCAAAAACACCATATTCACTAGAAATTTTAACACCATCGGCAAAAAAACTTGCCGGCTCTATTAACAATTGATAATTTTGTTTATTCCTTATTAAAAATCTATTGTCCCATATTTTTTGACTATTTGGCAAAATTACCTGTGATTTTAAATGTCTTTTCTCTCTCGATAGAATTAATTCTGATTTAGATTTTTTTATTATACTACGTGCTATAGTTATAGATTTACCATTAGATAACTTAAGCAAATTATTAAATAGTTTTTCTTGATCAGACCATGATAATAAATAACTATTTCCACCAATTATAGATACTAATAAATTAACAGCAAAAGCTACTTTCTTTTTATAGGGCGCTTCGCCTAGCAAAGCAATAGGTAACAATAATTTACCGCTATCCCAGCTAATATTAAATGAAGATAATAAGCTCAAAGTTTCTTTATTTAAATTGATTCTTCTAGTAACCGCCGACTGTAAATTAACTCTATTGATATTAGGATTAATATTCTGCAGTAATTTTCTTACTCTTGGTCTTTCGTAGGCAAGATCTTCATTAGTTGGATCATCAACCCAAACTATTTTATTTGTTTTTAAATAATGACGTAAATCTGCTCGTTTAACATCTAATAATGGACGTAACAAAAAAAATTTATTAAATAAGATTGATATCGGCGGTATACCAGCTTCACCGCGTCCTTGACCTCTTATTTGTCTCATATAGATAGTTTCTTTTTGATCATCCCAAGTATGACCCACCCACAAATATTTAGAACCAATAACTTTCATATATTCAGTTAATAAAGTATATCTAGCAGTTCTAGCATGCATAGGTAAAGAATGTTCTGGCTTAGTATCTTGCCACTTAATTATTTTATGATGGATATTGTAACTTTTACAAAATTCTGCCACAAATTTAGCTTCATCAGCAGATTCTGCTCGTAAATCGTGATCAATAGTAACAGCATAAAGATTAGATAATAAGTTATTTTTTTTGAAATAATTATATAATAAAAATAATAATGCTAAAGAATCACCACCACCTGAAACAGCTACTGTAAATTTATTATTAGATAGAGAAATAGAGCTTAACTGAAGTTCAGTAAATTTATCAGTTAAAAAATTTTTTATTGAGGAATCTAATGAATCTATCACTTATCTTCAACCACTAATAGAACTTTACCACCTCCAGAACCACATTTACTTATAGTCTCACAACTATAATTAGCACCAACAGAAGTAATTTTTAAACGCTTTGAATCAATTTCATGTCCTAATAAATATTGCTGCACGGCTAAAGCTCTTTTATAACCTAATAAAGTTGCAAAATCATTAATATTGTGACTTCCAGCATAACCTACAATAAGGATATTCTTATTAAGATTTTGCTCTAACCAAGTTATTTGTTTTGCTAAAATTACCTTTGATTCTTCACTTAAGCTGTATATATTTTTATCAAATTTTATATTATTAGCTACTTTTTCTTGAGTTGGTTGCAAAATGCCCAACTCATAACTTCTAATATTTTTATTCGCACAAGCATATAAAGTCAAAAAAGATAAACTAATAAAAAATTTAATTATTATATTGTAATTTTTCTTAAACATATTTAACCTATAATTGCTAATGTAGATAGTAAGACCAATCTGCATCTTGAGCTACATTTGGCGTGTTGATAAGCGTTTCATTGTGACCAGAAATATCAATTTTATACAAATGTGGTGTTCCATCTAACCATTTAGTAAATATTATTTCTTGACCATTCGGTGAGAAAGATGCTCCATCAATATGCTCTGCTATTGATAAAATCTTCATTGCTGTTCCGTTAGGTTTCATAGTAGCCAAAGCAATATTAATATCATTTTTATATATAAAAGCTATGAGATCTCCATTTGGGCTCCAAACAGGTTTAAAATATTCTCCGGCATTTTTAGATATTCTTGTTAGTCCTTTACCATGAGAATTCATCACATATAGATCTTGTCCACCGTTAAGATCAGACGAAAAAACAATATATTTACCATCAGGAGAATAGAATGGAGAAATATCATTATATATACTAAATGTTAATTGTCGTTTACGTTTAGTTAATAAATCTAATTCATAAATATTAGACCCATTCCACTCATCAAATATACTTACTAACATACGTTGATTATCAGAAGAGATAGCTTGAGAAAAACCAATTCCATAATCGTCTAACAACAGTTCTTCTTGACCATTCTGTAAGTCTAAACTATATAATTTGGCTATATTATTAACAAATTTAAAATAAGTGATAAAATTATGTTTAGGTGATAATTTAGGTGACACTATCAAATCTTCAGAAGTAGGTAAATAACATATATTATTTCCATCTTGATCCATAATAACTATTTTATTTTTAGGTTCATAGACAGTACCTTGATTTTCTATATAAGCAATTCTACTATCAAAATTACTTTTTAAACTAAAAATTTTAGTATATAACATATCGGATATTATATGTGCGACATGATGCACGCCGGCCTTGGCAACAGTTAATTGACGAGCATCTAACTGTTTATTACGATAGACATCCCAAATTCTTACGTTAATCTGATATTTATCTTGTTCAAAATAGTCAACTGAGATTACAGTTAATAACTGTGCGTCTATTGTTTTCCATAAATTAAAATTAGGTTCTTTATTAATGGATAAATTTTCTATTTTATTAGCTGGAACAAAAGAAACCATATTAGTTTTAGTTAAATTATTAAATATCAATTTATATATTTCTGCGCCAGAGTCATCAACAGAAGCTATAGTTGGTATAGCTATACGAATAGGAGCAATATTTTTTCCTGAAATATTAATTATAGAAGTAGCATAAGGATTTATAGGAACAAAAAACAGACACACCGTACAGATGAAAATATATTTTTTAACAAGGTTAAAAGCAACTAAAAAATTTTGCATTTACTAATTTCCAAAATAACTAAATCTTAAATTAGATATAATGCATATTCACCCTTTTTAGCAAGGAAAATTACTATTAATTATAGTTAGTATCCATTTGGATAAAAATTAATTTGAATTTTTTCCCATAAATCATAACGTTCACTAGATAATTTAAATGGGCTACAAGCTATGATAGCTCTTTTTGCTGTAGATTCTAACATGTCAACCCGCTTATGTACTCCTTTTACCACAATCAATGGTTCACCTTTAATGGTACCATCTTTAAACATATTTAAATAAAAAATAATTACAACTTCATCCACTCTAGAACCGCCGATTATTTGCCATTGTGTTTCTAAACATTGCTTGAGACCTTCTAACTCTGCTCTATGCAATTGTTTACGCGCCTCATCATCTGACTGTTTTGTAGAAATATTCCGTAAAAAACTCTCCACATTTTCAGTTTCTAATGAATTTCTTATTTCTGTTCTAGATTTCTTATCATTCTCAACAGGTGTAGAGTCTACCTCTTCAAGCTCTTTTTCTATTGCTGCAACGTCTAATACCAACGATGTTTGTTCTTCGGTTTTAATTCGCTCTTTATTAGTCAAATCTACCGGTACGGGTATTTCTTCTTCCTTTTTCACTTGCTCTTCATTGGTTAAATCTACTGGTGAAGATATTTGCTCTTCCTTTTTAGCCCGCATTTTATTAGTTAAATCTACTGGTATAGGTATTTGCTCTTCCTTTTTAACCGGCTCTTTATTAGTCAAATCTACGGGTACAGGTATTTGTTCTTCTATTTTGGCCAGATCTTTATTAACCACATCTATTACCTTCTGCTCTGATTGTTGAAGGTTAATAGGCTCTTCCTCTGCTAAATCTAAATTTATTTTCTCCTCAGGAACATAAGCTTGAGTAATCAACGATTCAACTTCTGGCGATGAATCTTTTATTGCGATCGATTCTCTTAAAAAGTTGTCTTCTTTTTCTTTATCGTGGTTAATTGAAGCTAAATTTTCTTCCTCACCATCTATTGGCTCATTTATTGAGTCCACCTTATCCGCAACTTCATCAGCAACTATTTCATTTACCGGCGAGGATTTAACATCTGGTATAGATTCTTTCATCTCCTCTTGTATTATATTTTCCGCTATAACTTCTGCTGCTTTTGTAGAATTTTGCTGATGTTTATTCTCTATAACAGATGAATTATTATCCTTTTGTTCTATAGTTTCTTCTATATTCGCTGGAAAAGATATAACTTCATTTTCTAATTCTGTATTAGTTTCTATATCAGTCTCTATTTCTTTTTCCCCTGTAACTTTCGTAACAAATTCTACATTTTCCTTATCTTTTATTTCAATATCTTCTAGAGGTTTATCTAATTTTTGCTCAATAATATTATCTAACGTTATTGTTATAACCGGCTTATCAACTTCTTGATAAGGCGTTTTATGCCCTAAAAAGAAAGCCAAAAAAAGAAAAATATGAATTAATATAGCATATAAAAAGGGGCGTTTCATTTTATCCCTAAATTAATCAGCGGTTAAACTCGCTAAAGCAACATTACTAAAGCCTACTTGTTGTAAAACAGCAATAACTTCTAATACCTTACCGTAATTAAGATTCTTATCACTTCTTACCCATATTCTAGCATCAGTACCTAAATCATTCTTTAATGAGGTCAATTTTGCAAGCAGCTCATCCACAGTAAATATTTTATTATCAATATTTATCTGACCTTCAGCTGTCAAAGTTATTGTAAGAGATTTATTTTCTGCAGCAGGTAAACTAGACGCGCTAGTTTTCGGTAAGTTAATCTCTACTCCTGTCACTAACATCGGAGCAGTCACAATAAAAATAATCAATAAAACCAGCATAACATCCACAAAAGGTGTAACGTTAATTTCACTGATAAACTGTTTCCTACGTTTTTTTTTTCTATAATTAGATGAACTCATATTATTCATCTCCAGAAGATTTTTTTATTTCACTCAAGTTACTTTTATGATCTAAGATAGATAATTCTACCGCTTGTCGAGATAAATTTATCGCTAAATCATCCGCAAAAATCTCTAACCTATGACTTAAATGTAATATTTTTTCAGAAAATCTATTATATGCAACCACAGCAGGAATAGCCACAATAAGACCTAGAGCTGTCGCGAGTAAAGCTTCTGCTATGCCCGGTGCAACTACTGCTAAACTAGTATTTTTAGAAATAGCTATTGATTGAAAAGCATCTATAATACCAATCACGGTTCCTAATAATCCAACAAAAGGCGCG
The Bartonella sp. DGB1 genome window above contains:
- the ftsH gene encoding ATP-dependent zinc metalloprotease FtsH; translation: MTFNYRNFALWAIFALLGFIIFQYINGDIKRDQVPNIPYSEFLKKIDNEEVKEINMVGPRVSGVYRNNNKFTTYTPADANLIQRLEKKNVIINAAAPSEGNGFLGYFLTWLPLLIILAIWIFFMRQMQGGGKGALGFGKSKAKLLNEAHGKVTFGDVAGVDEAKADLEEIVDFLKDPKKFQKLGGRIPRGVLLVGPPGTGKTLLARAVAGEANVPFFSISGSDFVEMFVGVGASRVRDMFEQAKKNSPCIIFIDEIDAVGRQRGVGLGGGNDEREQTLNQLLVEMDGFEANQSIILIAATNRPDVLDPALLRPGRFDRQVVVPNPDVIGREQILKVHVRNVPLAPNVDLKILARGTPGFSGAELMNLVNEAALMAARRNKRLVTMQEFEDAKDKVMMGAERRSNAMTQAEKELTAYHEAGHAVVALHVPHADPVHKATIIPRGRALGMVMQLPEGDRYSVSYRWMLSRLVIMMGGRVAEELQFGKDFITSGASSDIEQATKLARSMVMRWGFSDSLGRVAYGRSPEESHFGYDSSQPLSDDTAKLIDKEIRRFIDEAYQEAIRILTVHRKEWHAIALGLLEYETLTGEEIQKVMLGEKLVREDSPLEESNNSVALPKSKKRTIKKVKKSNDDAGEVDNQKSNS
- the tilS gene encoding tRNA lysidine(34) synthetase TilS is translated as MIDSLDSSIKNFLTDKFTELQLSSISLSNNKFTVAVSGGGDSLALLFLLYNYFKKNNLLSNLYAVTIDHDLRAESADEAKFVAEFCKSYNIHHKIIKWQDTKPEHSLPMHARTARYTLLTEYMKVIGSKYLWVGHTWDDQKETIYMRQIRGQGRGEAGIPPISILFNKFFLLRPLLDVKRADLRHYLKTNKIVWVDDPTNEDLAYERPRVRKLLQNINPNINRVNLQSAVTRRINLNKETLSLLSSFNISWDSGKLLLPIALLGEAPYKKKVAFAVNLLVSIIGGNSYLLSWSDQEKLFNNLLKLSNGKSITIARSIIKKSKSELILSREKRHLKSQVILPNSQKIWDNRFLIRNKQNYQLLIEPASFFADGVKISSEYGVFEIPAGSFLKYKNLEVEYLLQPFYFMTNIYDIEIYKKLSDLLGKENKYTFNNFIIEQ
- a CDS encoding OmpA family protein, which encodes MFKKNYNIIIKFFISLSFLTLYACANKNIRSYELGILQPTQEKVANNIKFDKNIYSLSEESKVILAKQITWLEQNLNKNILIVGYAGSHNINDFATLLGYKRALAVQQYLLGHEIDSKRLKITSVGANYSCETISKCGSGGGKVLLVVEDK
- a CDS encoding ExbD/TolR family protein → MSSSNYRKKKRRKQFISEINVTPFVDVMLVLLIIFIVTAPMLVTGVEINLPKTSASSLPAAENKSLTITLTAEGQINIDNKIFTVDELLAKLTSLKNDLGTDARIWVRSDKNLNYGKVLEVIAVLQQVGFSNVALASLTAD